In Mustela lutreola isolate mMusLut2 chromosome 16, mMusLut2.pri, whole genome shotgun sequence, the genomic window GCTAGAATGGAGAGAGGTCAAGGAGGGTCccaagggaggggctggggcaacTGTTGTGCGGCAGAATACAGACAGCACTGAACGGTCGCTACTGACCAACCAGCAGCGAAGGATTTCAGTCATTTAATACCTGGTCCAGCCAGATGATGTATTTCAGCGGGACACCAGGCTGGGGCCCAACCCCTTCtctgttctccccacccccacttctgggAGTTGTCTCATGCCTGAGCCCCCTCTTTTGCCCTCACTCCCCTCCAGGGCATGTAGGGGGAGAGACCAGGATCATCAAGGGGTACCAGTGCTCTCCTCATTCCCAGCCCTGGCAGGTGGCTCTGTTCCAGAAGACACGGCTGCTCTGTGGGGCAACCCTCATCGCTCCCAAATGGCTCCTGACAGCAGCTCACTGCCGCAAGCCGTGGGTGCGGGGGCTGGGGCGGGCCAGCAGGGGGCTggagatggagagatggatggaGAGGGGTTTGGGGATGGGGAGGACGTGGTGGGGTCCAACATGGACATGGATGATGGACACTGAGCCGGGATGGAAGGACGGAAGGCGTCGGACCTGGGATGGCTCTGGGAAGGGGGTCGGGTGCTGGGATGGGGATACGGTTGGGAAGGAGGCTTCTGTGGGAAGTGGGAATGAGTGAGGTCAGAAGTGAAGCTATGTTGCTTTGTTCTCTTAGGTGCTCTCATCCCTTCCCCTGTCCCATGTctcgcccctcctcccctctcctgcctctcccctgccttccATCTCTGACCGCCATCTCTCCCACCTCAGCCGATATGTAGTTCATCTGGGGGAACACAACCTCCAGCGGCGGGATGGCTGTGAGCAGACCAGAACGGCCACCGAGTCCTTCCCCCACCCAGACTTCAACAACAGCCTCCCCAACAAAGACCACCGCAATGACATCATGCTGGTGAAGATGGCAACCGCAGCCTTCATCACTAGGGCCGTGCGACCACTCACCCTGTCATCGCGCTGTGTCACTGCGGGCACCCGCTGCCTCATTTCTGGCTGGGGCACCACGTCCAGCCCCCAGTGTAGGGGCTCCAGATGGGGGAcatggagggcaggggtgggtgatCCCGATtgtggaaggacagagggaaccAGAGGAGACTTCAGAGGGGAGATTCCCAGAGTACAAGAGTACAAGAGGGGGTTCCCTGGGGGTGTCAGTGCTGGGATAAGtcaaaaagaagagggaaatcgTAAGAGCCACGTAGGGTAGAGACTAAAGTCTTAGCCTGGGGGTCAGACAGACATGATATGCCAGGCATGTGCTCATTGCAGGACCTCAGGCACGTGGCTTTGCATCTCTGAACCCtggtttttttctctgtaaaatcaGAATGATCTCACCCACCTACCAGGGCTGGATCAGAGATAGTGTATATAGAACGACTGCCATAATACATTTACTCACTAGCATTACCCGTGCTGTTGCTAGGAGCACAGAGATGAGTTGGGTGCAAGCAAGACGGACGGGGACTGGCTGTAGTGTGTGGGCAGAGCAGGCACTGCAGCATGGGGAACGGGGCCAGGGTCCCTCGTTTTCCACATCCCTTCATGCCGTTTCCACAGTGCACCTGCCCCATACGTTAAGATGCGCCAACATCACCATCATTAAGCATGAGGAGTGTGAGAAGGCCTACCCCGGCAACATCACAGACACCATGGTGTGTGCCAGTGTTCGGGAAGAGGGCAAGGACTCCTGCCAGGTCaggggacagggcctgggtctcCAGCCGCTTCCCCGTTCCCGTCTCCTACCTCAACCATCTCTTCATCTGCAGCCACAACCTCATTCccaaccctgaccctgtctcACCCTGCCACCCCAACTCCGTGTCCACCCCTAGTTCCCATTCCTAACCTCCACGGGATCCCCAGCTCCATCCCCATTCCCACCCCTATTTCCAGCCCCAACATCCCCTAATCAACCCTAACCCCATCTTTATTGCCACCATAGCTTCAGCCTCATCCCCTAGCATCTCGCAAACCCCATCCTCAATCTCCACCCCACTCCTAACACCATCCCAGCACCACCTCCTCCCTAACACAATGCCCAACCCTGACCCCCTCCCATGACCAAGCCACTTTTCTgactggttttctctctctccataccTAGGGTGACTCTGGGGGCCCTCTGGTGTGTGATGGGTCTCTTCAAGGCATTATCTCCTGGGGCCAGGATCCATGTGCTGTCACCAGAAAGCCTGGTGTCTATACAAAGGTCTGCAAATATGTAGACTGGATCCAGAAGACTATGGATAATAACTAGCCAGGACCAGCCCAACACCCCTGATCTCTACTTGGCGATGTGGTTCTTACTCATTCTGTTAATAGTCAAGCCTGAACGAGGacacttttatgtattttcttttcagcttcctgAACTATGAGAGAGGCTGTGGCTTAATAATCTGCTTGGGGTTTGGAATCAGTGAGGCCCGGGTTCAAATCTTGTCTTGTATTAATTTGTGATCTGGAAGAGATAATAGTTGTTTCATTCACTGTTGTGTCCTTGAGCCCCAAAGACAACTTCTGGCATGCACTAAGGTTTCAATAAATACTTAGTCAACAAAGGAATCTTTGGAGTGCTTTATATGCCAGACCCTGATCTAAGGGCTTTTAAACATATCAACTAACTTAATCTTCACAAAGATTCAGTGccattattatgcccattttgcagatgaggaaactgagcacaGAGAAACTAGCCACTTGCTCatagtcacacagccagtaaggaGAAAAGCAAGGAATCTAAAGCAACGTctcctcttttcattcttttcttttctttctttcttccttttcttttttcttttattctttttttttttttgaagattttatttgtttatttgacagacagagatcacaagtaggcagagaggcaggcagaaagagagggggaagcaggctccctgttgcgcagagagccagatgtggggctcgaccccaggaccctgggatcatgacctgagccaaaggcagagacttaacccactgagccacccaggtgcctggacttttttctttttttaaagcgaAGTGATTTCTTAACTACCAAGCAAAACTGCCTTGACTGaggctcagttttcttatttgtaaaattgtGCACTTAAAGGAATGATAGCACAGTAGGTAAGTCAGCCTGCCCATAATTAAGAAAAGGAGCTCCCAACTGTTTTTCTTTCCAACCTTCAGGCAAGGTAGTTTCCCCAGACTTGTGCTGGTCTGTAGGACAGCCACTGTTAACCACGTGGGGCCTTCTAAATTAAAATGAcctaaaatcaaaaaaaaaaaaatcccaaaaaaccTAAAATCAGAAAAGGAATTCTTTGGTCACACTTGCCACATATCAGATGCTCTATAGCCATCTGGCTGCTGTACTGAATAGCACAAAGAGGGTACTTCCCCTGTCGTAGAGAGTTCACCTGGATAGCACAGAGCTGGACAACCTCTGCAGTGAACTCAGTTCCCACTGGAGAAGATGCCCCACTAGTCCAGAACTCAGGATCTTTTTTTGACGCCCTACGCACCTTTCAGGGGAGGTTGCTGCCATGAGGAGTAGGAGCCTGGAGCTGGAACTGGGGCCTCCTGGTTGTTAGGtagacttgctgtgtgaccttctgTGAGTCactgccttctctgagcctcaattcctCACCTGAAAGGAGGGAGTTGGTCCAGGTGATACTGACGCTCCTCTATGGCCTTGGCCTCCTGTGATTCACGGCCCGTGTGTCATATGAAGGCACACCGATGGCAGGAAGGATCTGATGGGACCACACTTGGGTGTGATccactgccccccccaacccGTCCCCTGCAGAAGGAAGAGGGGCGCTAGTCACTGGGACCCACAGTGAGCCCACTGccagggctcagcacagagctccACACTGGCTCTGGGgctccacctccctctctgctccccttccatctctgtgatttcttcctctcctcctcctcctccttcttcttctttttaaagattttatttatttatttgacagacagagatcacaagtaggcagagaggcaggcagagagagagaggaggacacaggctccccgctgagcagagagcttgatgtggggctccatcccagtgggacttgatcccagaaccctgggatcatgacctgagccgaaggcagaggttttaacccactgagctgcccaggtacccctctgtgatttcttcttttccttgtctctgtgtgtctcagtCCTTAAGTCTTCTACcctttccctccatctctcttaTCTCTGGGCTCCCTCTTTCCTGGCGGGCATTCTGCTTTTCTCAGTCATTAGGTAGgcatttccttgtttattttcctctctcttggTGGTAATCACCTCTCTCCAATACTATCTCTGAGACCCTGAGGCTACCCAGGGACAAGgcatcctctctccccacctgagAAGGCATTTTGGAACAGGAGACCTGGGGAATCCCCACGCAGTCTAGCTCCAAAAAGGGTGTTTGCGGCTCTAGAAGAAGCCTGTATTCCCGGGGCCCCTCCCAGAGCAGGAATCTGGGGGCCCAGGTTGGGTGCCAGTCCCACCCACGGTATAattagggagagggaaaggagggagtgAATCCCtcgggggagggtggggaaatTTCCGGGCTCTTTGAGGTTAAAAGGGAAGGCCAGGCCAGGGGTCCCAGGCCACAGGATTTCAGCAGCCCACTGGGCAGGGCAGAGCCACTTCTGggtctcctcctttcttcccagcATCGACTCCCAGGTGAGGTGGGATGCACCTCACCTTAGTAGGGGAGTGTTATGAGAGTATGGGTGGGGATCTTCGGGTCGCGGGCAGCCCTggttgagcctcagtttccctatctatgGCATGCGCCTCTGAACCTCGTACCCCTGTCCACCTGTGAAGGAGGGCGGACCCCAAAGGCTGCTGGGCAGACAGTCCGGGAAAGCTCGGGCTGGGACCTCGCTCCCCCTTCGGGCGTAGGGAGGTCAGGAGGACGCCACAAGAGGCGTCATTAGGGTAATTGTGCCTGTATTGGGTGTTCCGGGCCCCAATCGCCTGTCTGTCGGTCCGCCCCTGAGGTTGTGGGCCGAAGTTTTCAGCGGGTCCGCGAGGGCTGGCTTGGCCCAGGTCGGGCAGATGGGCgaggtggggtgggtgtgggggtgtcTCTGACGAGGCATCTGTTTTAATTcgtcctgccccccccccccccccccgtctcagTCCTGGCCATGGGACTCCCGCACCGCCACCTGTGCACCGCCTCTAGCGCCCGGGCCCTGTCGAGGCTGCTGTTGCCGCTGCTCGTGACGCAACTGTGGGGTGAGGCGGGGAACAGGGCTTGGCGGGAGGTCCCCGGGAGAGTGCGCTCTCATCACCAGCCCTCGCGCACTGCGCCTCCTCTGGGGACCCCAGCGCCCACCAGCGGATCCAGAGGAGGCTCGGGCCTAATTCCGCCCTGCCCCTCTCCGAGCTCCTCGCCAGGGGATCCCGACCCCAGCCCTCAGCCTGGATCCCGACTCCTTTCTCCCCGCGGCTTACTTTCCCGGCCCCTTACTAACCCCGGCCCCTCTCTCAGTCCCattctgtccccaccccttcttATTCCTCCCGTTTCTCCCCAGTCTTGCCCGACTGCTCTGCCCTCgcccctctctccacctgctgcGCACCTCCCGCCCCTGCTCCGCAAGCTCCGTCGCGTTCTGTCGTCGCCCCCTGGTGGCCCCGTCGCGTTCCATTCCCGCTCTGCTCCGGGCGctgccctctgtccctttccctgtccctctccctccagaccCACCCAGTTCGCTCTCCTAACCCTAGTCCGCTCTGAAGGGGAAGGTCCTCTTTCCCCTTTCCCGCTGTTCTTCTCCTGCCACTTCCATTCGGCTCCTGCAGGACCTCCAATTTGCACGCCCCCAGCTTCCCTGGTTTTGGCTGCGGGCCCCCCAGCTCCGGCCCTAAACCCAGCCCTTGTCCTGCCTGCTCTGATCTCcacccattttctttctccagccGCGGAGGCGGTGCTGCTCCCCAGAAACGACACTGGCGTGGACCTTGTGGCCTCCGGCGCTCCTTGCGCACGCGGTTCGCAGCCTTGGCAGGTCTCCCTCTTCAGTGGCCTCTCGTTCCACTGCGCGGGCGTCCTGGTGgacaagagttgggtgctcacaGCTGCGCACTGCCGGAACAACAAGTAAGGGGAGATCCTCGGGGCAGCTACGGAAGGGCTGTGGAGGCAGGTCCCTGGGAGGGGGCGGGAAGGGCTGGGGCACTTGAGTCCCTGTGCGAGTCAGTGCTGGAGGACTTCCCGTAGGAGGAGAGGTGGGGTTGTGCTGTGGCCGCCAGGGGGCGGTGTGGTCCTTCTGGGCCTTCGGCCACCCCTGTCTTCCTGAAAACTCCTTGGGTTCTGTTGAAGTGTAGATAGTTGTACGCCACAGACAGAAGTCAGGATCTGGTGTGGTTAGTAATTTCTAACTAAGGAAATTGTTCACCTCATGAGCTGCCactgagggaagaaggaagagaggcttACCCCAGCACTCAATTCTTGCAGCGTTCAGAGACCCAAATGCCTAATCATTCTTCTCTGTTTCCCAAGAACTCAAGcctccagctccacccccacccccctcctccctcagacccagagTCCTCACCCTCaaacccctcctccctcagaccccagAGTCTAGACTCCTACCCTGCTACTAGTACCCTCCTTCCCAGGGACTCAGAGTCTGGTCCCAATTCCTAACAAGGCTTTGTCCCTATATATCTCTTCCCTCCCTAGTCCTCT contains:
- the KLK11 gene encoding kallikrein-11 isoform X2; the protein is MMILQLIMLALVTGHVGGETRIIKGYQCSPHSQPWQVALFQKTRLLCGATLIAPKWLLTAAHCRKPRYVVHLGEHNLQRRDGCEQTRTATESFPHPDFNNSLPNKDHRNDIMLVKMATAAFITRAVRPLTLSSRCVTAGTRCLISGWGTTSSPQLHLPHTLRCANITIIKHEECEKAYPGNITDTMVCASVREEGKDSCQGDSGGPLVCDGSLQGIISWGQDPCAVTRKPGVYTKVCKYVDWIQKTMDNN
- the KLK11 gene encoding kallikrein-11 isoform X1: MMILQLIMLALVTGHVGGETRIIKGYQCSPHSQPWQVALFQKTRLLCGATLIAPKWLLTAAHCRKPWVLSSLPLSHVSPLLPSPASPLPSISDRHLSHLSRYVVHLGEHNLQRRDGCEQTRTATESFPHPDFNNSLPNKDHRNDIMLVKMATAAFITRAVRPLTLSSRCVTAGTRCLISGWGTTSSPQLHLPHTLRCANITIIKHEECEKAYPGNITDTMVCASVREEGKDSCQGDSGGPLVCDGSLQGIISWGQDPCAVTRKPGVYTKVCKYVDWIQKTMDNN